One Rhododendron vialii isolate Sample 1 chromosome 2a, ASM3025357v1 genomic region harbors:
- the LOC131318096 gene encoding uncharacterized protein LOC131318096 isoform X1, with protein MQAMIRLMKVFPVTPALKDSLKKTPFWHLINAFIEEKVKSEHCRKFDEVVVKIVELYDANTRTFTLGNKHVKLEREDVKLIFGISCGNEEINQGYCKKEDVQLAVKWKIKQKRLDTSIIKKLLKEKQNNKLEEDMDDVARLLCLFLCGTLFFSTSGTTINWVYVCYMEDLNTIKQFDWPKAICKYLLKSTHAEHKDPKEVKGSSILLLYWLCAHSNILNQESLDSIPRLLEWNIAKLRKELKDVRQLQQLPDEKVKDGTLEQTIEEKVDYEFEQHEVQQDPVQLVAGEKDDVNQHEVKNDEFVEAQFEVQQDEGEKVEVAEVENVPNSCGLDDFDTPTDMFQSPLCLGEIDESQAVSFRRDEVTSPKYNSDSTLEPNTLSRKSLLEEEDECLNKLVDNILDDSKKYAAAMVDELTEERHSISDNLTDKIEYLEKQMEIEKQSNKDALAMIDELRKEKDSITNDMSTNIECLENEKKKMEIEKESICEPLNDEIAKLKKLVESQDKQIIMLKDVMSKGPLTSMHELKNQKQSLEKDLIEKVESLEKEKKQLELQKLKMQEDNDIVLQSKDQQITELARALARKIEETGEEMKNQIQSLDKQNKKLCLAKDRYIQTLLNKASVLEKQKAKQQDVNNVLQMQI; from the exons ATGCAAGCGATGATTAGATTAATGAAAGTGTTTCCTGTCACTCCTGCGCTCAAGGATTCGCTGAAAAAAACACCTTTTTGGCATTTGATCAATGCCTTTATTGAGGAGAAGGTGAAGAGTGAACATTGTAGAAAGTTCGATGAGGTGGTTGTTAAAATTGTAGAGTTGTATGATGCAAATACAAGAACATTTACATTGGGAAACAAACATGTCAAGCTCGAAAGGGAAGATGTGAAGTTGATTTTTGGGATTTCATGTGGAAATGAGGAGATAAACCAAGGTTATTGTAAGAAAGAAGATGTGCAATTAGCGGTCAAGTGGAAAATAAAGCAGAAAAGGTTGGATACCTCAATAATCAAGAAGCttttaaaagaaaagcaaaacaaCAAGTTGGAAGAAGATATGGATGATGTCGCGAGATTGTTGTGTTTGTTCCTTTGTGGGACGTTGTTCTTCTCTACAAGCGGAACCACAATAAATTGGGTTTATGTTTGCTATATGGAAGACTTGAATACGATTAAACAATTTGATTGGCCAAAAGCTATTTGTAAGTACTTGTTGAAATCTACTCACGCGGAGCATAAAGATCCCAAAGAAGTCAAAGGTTCTTCAATTCTATTACTG TATTGGCTTTGTGCGCATAGCAACATCCTGAATCAAGAGAGCCTAGATTCTATTCCAAGGTTGCTCGAGTGGAACATTGCAAAGCTGCGGAAAGAGCTCAAAGACGTGAGACAGTTGCAGCAACTCCCGGATGAGAAG GTAAAAGATGGAACACTTGAACAGACCattgaagaaaaagttgattATGAATTTGAGCAACATGAGGTTCAGCAAGATCCGGTTCAGCTAGTTGCTGGGGAGAAAGATGATGTCAACCAACATGAGGTGAAGAATGATGAATTTGTTGAAGCTCAATTTGAAGTTCAGCAAGATGAGGGGGAGAAAGTTGAAGTTGCTGAAGTTGAGAACGTGCCTAATAGTTGTGGGTTGGATGATTTCGATACTCCCACTGATATGTTTCAGTCTCCATTGTGCTTGGGCGAAATAGATGAATCACAGGCTGTTAGTTTCAGACGTGATGAAGTGACATCTCCCAAATATAATTCGGATTCAACTCTTGAACCTAATACATTGAGTAGAAAATCACTattggaagaagaagatgaatgcTTGAATAAACTTGTGGATAACATATTAGATGATTCAAAGAAGTATGCAGCTGCAATGGTTGATGAATTGACAGAAGAAAGACACTCAATTAGTGACAATCTCACTGACAAGATTGAATATTTGGAGAAGCAGATGGAGATTGAGAAACAATCAAACAAGGATGCACTTGCCATGATTGACGAATTGAGGAAGGAAAAAGACTCAATTACGAATGACATGTCCACGAACATTGAATGTTTGgagaatgaaaaaaagaagatggagATTGAAAAAGAATCGATTTGCGAGCCTCTCAATGACGAGATTGCAAAATTGAAGAAACTGGTGGAAAGTCAAGACAAACAGATTATAATGTTGAAAGATGTTATGAGCAAAGGCCCACTCACATCGATGCATGAACTGAAGAACCAAAAACAATCGTTGGAGAAGGATCTGATTGAGAAGGTTGAAAGTctggagaaggaaaagaagcaATTGGAGCTTcagaaattgaaaatgcaagaagaCAATGACATTGTGCTACAATCTAAAGATCAGCAGATTACAGAATTGGCAAGAGCATTGGcaagaaaaattgaagaaacagGAGAGGAAATGAAGAATCAAATCCAGAGTCTtgacaaacaaaataagaagCTGTGTTTGGCAAAGGACAGATACATACAGACACTTTTGAACAAAGCCAGTGTCCTCGAGAAGCAAAAGGCTAAACAACAAGACGTCAACAACGTATTGCAAATGCAAATTTGA
- the LOC131318096 gene encoding intracellular protein transport protein USO1-like isoform X2: MQAMIRLMKVFPVTPALKDSLKKTPFWHLINAFIEEKVKSEHCRKFDEVVVKIVELYDANTRTFTLGNKHVKLEREDVKLIFGISCGNEEINQGYCKKEDVQLAVKWKIKQKRLDTSIIKKLLKEKQNNKLEEDMDDVARLLCLFLCGTLFFSTSGTTINWVYVCYMEDLNTIKQFDWPKAICKYLLKSTHAEHKDPKEVKGSSILLLYWLCAHSNILNQESLDSIPRLLEWNIAKLRKELKDVRQLQQLPDEKVKDGTLEQTIEEKVDYEFEQHEVQQDPVQLVAGEKDDGEKVEVAEVENVPNSCGLDDFDTPTDMFQSPLCLGEIDESQAVSFRRDEVTSPKYNSDSTLEPNTLSRKSLLEEEDECLNKLVDNILDDSKKYAAAMVDELTEERHSISDNLTDKIEYLEKQMEIEKQSNKDALAMIDELRKEKDSITNDMSTNIECLENEKKKMEIEKESICEPLNDEIAKLKKLVESQDKQIIMLKDVMSKGPLTSMHELKNQKQSLEKDLIEKVESLEKEKKQLELQKLKMQEDNDIVLQSKDQQITELARALARKIEETGEEMKNQIQSLDKQNKKLCLAKDRYIQTLLNKASVLEKQKAKQQDVNNVLQMQI, encoded by the exons ATGCAAGCGATGATTAGATTAATGAAAGTGTTTCCTGTCACTCCTGCGCTCAAGGATTCGCTGAAAAAAACACCTTTTTGGCATTTGATCAATGCCTTTATTGAGGAGAAGGTGAAGAGTGAACATTGTAGAAAGTTCGATGAGGTGGTTGTTAAAATTGTAGAGTTGTATGATGCAAATACAAGAACATTTACATTGGGAAACAAACATGTCAAGCTCGAAAGGGAAGATGTGAAGTTGATTTTTGGGATTTCATGTGGAAATGAGGAGATAAACCAAGGTTATTGTAAGAAAGAAGATGTGCAATTAGCGGTCAAGTGGAAAATAAAGCAGAAAAGGTTGGATACCTCAATAATCAAGAAGCttttaaaagaaaagcaaaacaaCAAGTTGGAAGAAGATATGGATGATGTCGCGAGATTGTTGTGTTTGTTCCTTTGTGGGACGTTGTTCTTCTCTACAAGCGGAACCACAATAAATTGGGTTTATGTTTGCTATATGGAAGACTTGAATACGATTAAACAATTTGATTGGCCAAAAGCTATTTGTAAGTACTTGTTGAAATCTACTCACGCGGAGCATAAAGATCCCAAAGAAGTCAAAGGTTCTTCAATTCTATTACTG TATTGGCTTTGTGCGCATAGCAACATCCTGAATCAAGAGAGCCTAGATTCTATTCCAAGGTTGCTCGAGTGGAACATTGCAAAGCTGCGGAAAGAGCTCAAAGACGTGAGACAGTTGCAGCAACTCCCGGATGAGAAG GTAAAAGATGGAACACTTGAACAGACCattgaagaaaaagttgattATGAATTTGAGCAACATGAGGTTCAGCAAGATCCGGTTCAGCTAGTTGCTGGGGAGAAAGATGAT GGGGAGAAAGTTGAAGTTGCTGAAGTTGAGAACGTGCCTAATAGTTGTGGGTTGGATGATTTCGATACTCCCACTGATATGTTTCAGTCTCCATTGTGCTTGGGCGAAATAGATGAATCACAGGCTGTTAGTTTCAGACGTGATGAAGTGACATCTCCCAAATATAATTCGGATTCAACTCTTGAACCTAATACATTGAGTAGAAAATCACTattggaagaagaagatgaatgcTTGAATAAACTTGTGGATAACATATTAGATGATTCAAAGAAGTATGCAGCTGCAATGGTTGATGAATTGACAGAAGAAAGACACTCAATTAGTGACAATCTCACTGACAAGATTGAATATTTGGAGAAGCAGATGGAGATTGAGAAACAATCAAACAAGGATGCACTTGCCATGATTGACGAATTGAGGAAGGAAAAAGACTCAATTACGAATGACATGTCCACGAACATTGAATGTTTGgagaatgaaaaaaagaagatggagATTGAAAAAGAATCGATTTGCGAGCCTCTCAATGACGAGATTGCAAAATTGAAGAAACTGGTGGAAAGTCAAGACAAACAGATTATAATGTTGAAAGATGTTATGAGCAAAGGCCCACTCACATCGATGCATGAACTGAAGAACCAAAAACAATCGTTGGAGAAGGATCTGATTGAGAAGGTTGAAAGTctggagaaggaaaagaagcaATTGGAGCTTcagaaattgaaaatgcaagaagaCAATGACATTGTGCTACAATCTAAAGATCAGCAGATTACAGAATTGGCAAGAGCATTGGcaagaaaaattgaagaaacagGAGAGGAAATGAAGAATCAAATCCAGAGTCTtgacaaacaaaataagaagCTGTGTTTGGCAAAGGACAGATACATACAGACACTTTTGAACAAAGCCAGTGTCCTCGAGAAGCAAAAGGCTAAACAACAAGACGTCAACAACGTATTGCAAATGCAAATTTGA
- the LOC131318108 gene encoding uncharacterized protein LOC131318108, whose translation MAIETLWNTADISTVVWSSKDELMHVTAHDIQTLLFESALSTRSVDAYMNILMQQHVDQQPTFILETQPAKSFVFPSFFVSILNDKQPIKVKKILDTTMPKAVYATFLLFPIIHQFHWTLLVLHKNEGKWIFYNSLFKGHRKDFYYESTNNLRKLIADYINSHSKSSAGKGIGDTVHIEQFSPQQLDGFVECGVVIIFLMKQYLRNQERSKVISIEECRKVRAEMITAFLSDQSKSSTSKVPQPVQNLKQIAESSKALKPQFKHSQLRVKQGPKIK comes from the exons ATGGCGATTGAAACACTTTGGAATACAGCAGacattag taCTGTAGTATGGTCTTCGAAAGATGAACTAATGCATGTCACTGCTCATGACATACAGACGCTGTTGTTTGAATCAGCATTATCAACCCGG TCTGTTGATGCTTACATGAATATCCTTATGCAACAACACGTAGACCAGCAACCGACGTTCATATTGGAAACGCAACCAGCCAAGTCATTTGTGTTTCCCAGCTTTTTTGTG TCAATCCTTAATGACAAACAACCAATCAAAGTGAAGAAGATTCTTGATACGACGATGCCAAAGGCCGTATATGCAACTTTCCTGCTTTTCCCCATAATTCATCAATTCCATTGGACATTGCTGGTGCTTCATAAAAATGAGGGAAAGTGGATATTCTacaattctttgtttaaaggGCATCGAAAAGATTTTTACTATGAGTCAACAAATAATTTG AGAAAACTTATTGCAGACTATATCAACAGTCATTCCAAATCAAGTGCTGGTAAAGGTATTGGTGACACAGTCCATATTGAGCAGTTTTCTCCTCAACAACTGGATGGATT TGTTGAGTGTGGGGTCGTCATTATATTCTTGATGAAGCAATATCTGAGGAACCAAGAACGGAGCAAAGTAATAAGTATTGAGGAATGTAGGAAAGTAAGAGCCGAGATGATAACTGCTTTTTTGAGTGACCAAAGCAAGTCGAGCACTTCAAAGGTTCCACAACCAGTACAAAATCTCAAGCAAATTGCAGAATCTTCAAAGGCTCTGAAACCACAGTTCAAGCATTCTCAACTTAGGGTGAAACAAGGCCCTAAAATCAAATAG